In Kushneria marisflavi, the following are encoded in one genomic region:
- a CDS encoding NUDIX domain-containing protein, whose amino-acid sequence MSRFLPHVTVAAVVVDRDRFLLVEERDRINPDATATVFNQPAGHLEAGESLFDAAHRETLEESGWEITLKSYLGLYINTAPNGVVYHSHTFLARPLRRASEILDEGIMRADWYSLTAIKALERDGRLRSPLVVRRIHDALEGRSWPLTLIRDFDHPDNAS is encoded by the coding sequence ATGAGCCGATTTCTGCCTCACGTGACAGTAGCGGCCGTAGTGGTTGACCGCGATCGCTTCCTGCTGGTCGAAGAGCGCGACCGGATCAACCCGGACGCGACCGCAACGGTCTTTAATCAGCCAGCCGGCCATCTCGAAGCCGGTGAATCGCTTTTCGACGCCGCGCATCGGGAAACGCTCGAAGAAAGTGGCTGGGAAATCACGCTCAAAAGCTATCTGGGCCTTTACATCAATACTGCCCCCAATGGCGTGGTCTATCACAGTCATACCTTCTTGGCGCGCCCGTTGCGACGGGCCAGCGAGATACTCGATGAAGGCATCATGCGGGCTGACTGGTATTCGCTGACCGCCATCAAGGCACTGGAACGTGATGGACGGCTGAGAAGCCCGCTGGTGGTCAGACGCATACATGATGCCCTTGAAGGCCGTTCGTGGCCGCTGACTCTGATTCGAGACTTCGATCACCCCGATAACGCCTCATGA
- a CDS encoding pseudouridine synthase, translating into MSTLYLFHKPFQVLTQFTDPQGRNTLARWLDIPNIYPAGRLDYDSEGLLLLTDDGMLAHRITHPDHKQSKTYLVLVEGQPDDNALKALSNGVTLKDGLTRPSRVRRVTSPQVHRREPPVRHRANIVDTWLEISITEGRNRQVRRMTAHVGHPTLRLIRTAIGQWTLDTLSPGEWRRETIHMPRKTSSKSARPSRDRSRRKPE; encoded by the coding sequence ATGAGTACACTTTATCTTTTTCACAAGCCCTTCCAGGTGCTGACCCAGTTTACCGACCCGCAGGGCCGTAACACTCTTGCCCGCTGGCTCGACATCCCGAACATCTACCCGGCAGGCCGGCTGGACTATGACAGCGAGGGGTTACTGCTGCTGACCGATGACGGCATGCTGGCCCACCGAATAACCCATCCTGATCACAAACAGTCCAAAACCTATCTTGTACTGGTAGAAGGTCAACCTGATGACAATGCCTTGAAGGCCCTGTCCAATGGAGTGACGCTCAAGGATGGCCTGACTCGCCCCTCCCGGGTGCGTCGCGTGACCTCACCGCAGGTTCATCGACGAGAACCGCCGGTGCGGCATCGTGCCAACATTGTTGACACATGGCTTGAAATCTCGATTACCGAAGGACGCAATCGTCAGGTACGTCGGATGACCGCGCATGTGGGCCATCCCACACTGAGACTGATCCGCACCGCCATCGGCCAATGGACGCTGGATACCCTTTCGCCGGGAGAATGGCGGCGCGAGACCATTCACATGCCACGCAAGACGTCATCGAAAAGTGCACGACCATCTCGTGACAGGTCACGCAGGAAACCAGAATGA
- the icd gene encoding NADP-dependent isocitrate dehydrogenase, producing MSSGNISIPDSGHMITINSDHTLSVPDRPIIPFIEGDGIGADITPAMKKVVDAAVADAYGGQRQIQWMEIYAGEKATRVYGEDTWLPQETLDAVRDYVVSIKGPLTTPVGGGMRSLNVTLRQTLDLYVCERPVRWFKGVPSPVRQPQNVDMVIFRENAEDIYAGIEWQAGTAENRKIIRFLQEEMQVDNIRFTEQCGIGIKPVSEEGSKRLVRKAIHYAIDNGRESVTLVHKGNIMKFTEGAFKQWGLEVARDEFGATPLDGGPWLSMESPRDGSTIVIKDVIADAMLQEVLIHPEQFDVIATLNLNGDFLSDALAAQVGGIGIAPGANRGDAVAMFEATHGTAPKLAGKDSANPGSLILSAEMMLRYLGWDEAAARIVSAMEATIARGEVTGDFHQVMSEATLLSTSAFADAVVHNMSA from the coding sequence ATGTCCAGCGGCAATATCAGCATTCCTGACAGTGGCCACATGATCACGATCAACAGCGATCACACGCTGTCGGTACCGGATCGTCCCATCATTCCCTTCATTGAAGGCGACGGCATCGGCGCAGACATCACGCCGGCCATGAAAAAGGTGGTAGATGCCGCCGTAGCAGATGCCTATGGCGGGCAACGCCAGATTCAGTGGATGGAGATTTATGCCGGTGAAAAGGCAACACGTGTCTACGGCGAGGACACCTGGTTGCCGCAGGAAACGCTCGACGCCGTCAGGGATTACGTGGTGTCCATCAAGGGGCCGTTAACCACGCCGGTCGGCGGCGGCATGCGCTCATTGAACGTCACGCTTCGCCAGACGCTGGATCTTTACGTGTGCGAGCGTCCGGTACGCTGGTTCAAGGGCGTCCCCAGCCCGGTACGTCAGCCGCAGAATGTCGACATGGTAATCTTCAGGGAAAATGCCGAAGACATCTATGCCGGTATTGAGTGGCAGGCGGGTACTGCTGAAAACCGTAAGATCATCCGGTTTCTGCAGGAAGAGATGCAGGTCGACAACATTCGTTTTACCGAGCAGTGCGGAATCGGCATCAAGCCGGTATCGGAGGAGGGCAGCAAGCGACTGGTGCGAAAGGCGATTCACTACGCCATTGATAATGGCCGGGAGTCGGTGACGCTGGTGCACAAGGGCAACATCATGAAGTTCACCGAAGGCGCCTTCAAACAGTGGGGCCTTGAGGTGGCGCGTGACGAGTTCGGCGCGACGCCTCTGGACGGCGGGCCGTGGCTTTCCATGGAAAGCCCGCGCGATGGTAGCACCATCGTGATCAAGGATGTCATCGCCGATGCCATGCTGCAGGAAGTCCTGATTCACCCCGAGCAGTTTGATGTCATTGCGACCCTCAATCTCAATGGAGATTTCCTGTCTGATGCACTGGCGGCTCAGGTCGGTGGCATCGGTATCGCGCCCGGCGCCAATCGAGGGGACGCGGTAGCGATGTTCGAGGCTACTCACGGAACGGCGCCGAAGCTGGCCGGCAAGGACAGTGCCAACCCCGGGTCACTGATCCTCTCGGCTGAAATGATGCTGCGCTACCTTGGCTGGGATGAGGCGGCAGCTCGTATCGTCAGCGCCATGGAAGCCACAATTGCGCGCGGTGAGGTAACCGGCGACTTTCATCAGGTCATGTCAGAGGCAACGCTTTTGAGTACCTCGGCCTTTGCCGATGCCGTGGTGCACAACATGTCGGCCTGA
- the clpS gene encoding ATP-dependent Clp protease adapter ClpS — protein MFKIDSEALHYDFRNTVTHAGMTPPDSDPDHQEQGDVAEQSSDPELEEPPMYKVVLHNDDYTPMEFVVEVLQTFFAMDHEKAVQIMLAVHTQGKATCGIYTRDIAETRSQQVNQYARECQHPLLCDIDRAD, from the coding sequence ATGTTCAAGATAGATAGTGAAGCACTTCACTACGATTTTCGTAATACGGTTACTCACGCAGGCATGACACCTCCCGATTCCGATCCTGATCATCAGGAGCAGGGCGATGTGGCCGAGCAGTCGAGCGATCCGGAACTTGAAGAACCGCCAATGTACAAGGTGGTGCTTCACAATGACGACTACACGCCCATGGAGTTTGTCGTCGAAGTACTGCAAACCTTTTTTGCCATGGATCACGAGAAGGCGGTACAGATCATGCTGGCCGTTCACACTCAGGGTAAGGCGACCTGTGGCATCTATACCCGTGATATTGCGGAAACCAGGAGCCAGCAGGTCAATCAATACGCTCGAGAATGCCAGCATCCACTGCTGTGCGATATCGACCGGGCAGACTGA